The nucleotide sequence TACCGGCTCGCCACGGGCCGCCTCCAGGGCCGGGACACGGTCGTCCTGGACGGGGTCGGGGAGGACGGCCTGTTCCACGCCGTGCAGACGCTGCGTCAACTCGTCGGCGACGGCCGGAAGGTCCCCGGGGTCGTCGTGCGCGACTGGCCTGGGACGGCCGAGCGGGGCATCACCGAGGGCTTCTACGGCACCCCCTGGACCCCGGCGCAGCGGCTCGCCCAGATCGACTTCCTGGGCCGGACCAAGCAGAACCGCTATCTGTACGCGCCCGGCGACGACCCCTACCGGGCGGCGCAGTGGCGCGAGCCGTACCCGGCGGCGCAGCGGACGGCCTTCCGCGAGCTCGCGGAGCGGGCCCGCGCCCAGCACGTGACGCTCGGCTGGGCCGTGGCGCCCGCCCAGTCCATGTGCCTGTCCTCGGCGGGCGACATGGCGGCGCTGACCCGGAAGCTCGACGCGATGTGGGAGCTGGGGGTGCGGTCCTTCCAGCTCCAGTTCCAGGACGCCTCCTACGACGAGTGGCACTGCGACCGGGACGCCGACACCTTCGGGCGCGGGCCGGAGGCCGCGGCCGCCGCCCACGCGCGCGTGGCGAACGCCGTCGCCCGTCACCTCGCCGAACGGCACCCGGACGCCGAGCCGCTGACGGTGATGCCGACCGAGTACTACCAGGACGGCGCGACCGCCTACCGCACGAGGCTCGGCGAGACGCTCGACGCCGGCGTGCGGGTGGCCTGGACCGGCGTCGGCGTCGTGCCGCGGGTGATCACCGGTGGCGAGCTGGCGGAGGCCCGGACCGCGCTGCGGCACCCGCTGGTCACCATGGACAACTACCCGGTCAACGACTACGCGCAGGACCGGCTGTTCCTCGGCCCCGCGACGGGCCGGGAGCCCGCCGTGGCCGCCGGTTCCGCCGCGTACCTCGCGCACGCCATGGAACAGCCCGCGGCCTCCCGGGTCCCGCTCTTCACCGCCGCCGACTACGCCTGGAACCCGCGCGGTTACCGGCCGCGGGAGTCCTGGCAGGCGGCCGTCGACGACCTCGCGGGCCCGGCGCCCGCCGCCCGCGAGGCGCTGCGCGCGCTCGCCGGGAACGGCGCCTCTTCGGTCCTCGACCCGGCGGGCGAGTCGGCCTATCTGAAGCCGCTCCTGGCGGCCTTCTGGGCCTCCCGCACGACGGCCGGCACCCCCGCCGCCGGCGGCGCGGAGCGGGAGCGGGCGGCGCGCGAGCTGCGGGCCGCGTTCACCGTGATGCGCGAGGCCCCCGAGCGGCTCGCGGGCACCGCCGACGGCACCTTCGGCGAGGAGACCGGCCCCTGGCTCGAGCAGCTCTCCCGGTACGGCCTGGCGGGCGAGACGGCGGTCGACATGCTGGTCGCCCAGGCGGCCGGTGACGGCGCGGCGGCCTGGCGGGCGCAGCTGCGCCTCGAAGCGCTGCGCGAGGACATCGGGGCGAGCCGGGTGACGGTCGGCGCGGGTGTGCTCGACCCGTTCCTCACGCGCGCGGTGGAGCGGGCGAAGGCGTGGACCGGCGCCGACCGGACCCCGGCGGCCCGGGCGGACCGCGCCACCGGCTCGTACACGGTGCGGCTCGACCGGGCGCGGCCCGTGGAGGCCCTGACGGTGATGACGGAGCCGGCCGCGGCGGGTTCGGGGGCGGCCGGGGACGCGCGCGTGGAGGCGTACGTCCCGGGCGAGGGCTGGCGGGCGCTGGGCCCGCTGTCGGCGTCGGGCTGGACGCAGGCCGAACTGAAGGGGCTGCGGGCCGAGGCGCTGCGGGTGGTGTGGAGCGGCGCGGGGCCGGCCCCCGAGGTGCGTTCGCTGGTGCCGTGGTTCGCGGACGGGCCGTCGGCGGTGCTGGACCTGGCGCGGGCGGAGATCGACGCGGAGATCGGCGGTCCGGCCCAGCGGGTGGACGTGGAGCTGGCGGGGCGGCGCGCGGGCGAGGTGCGCGGGCCGTTGACGGCGAGGGCTCCGAAGGGGCTCACGGTCCGGGTGCCGGAGCAGGTGGTGGTCGAGCGGGGCGCGCGGTCGACGGTTCCGCTGGAGGTGTCGGTGGCGCCGGACGCGCCGGCCGGCACCTACCGGGTGCCGGTGTCCTTCGCGGGCGAGGAGCGGGTGCTGACCGTGCGGGCCTTCCCCCGTACGACGGGGCCGGACCTCGCGCGCGGAGCGAAGGCCTCCTCCTCGGGCGACGAGACCCCGGACTTCCCGGCCTCCTTCGCGGTGGACGGCGATCCGGCCACCCGCTGGTCCTCCCCCGCGGAGGACGGCGCCTGGTGGCAGCTGGAGCTGCCGGAGCCGGCCCGGATAGGGCAGGTGGTGCTGCACTGGCAGGACGCCCACGCGTCCCGGTACCGGGTGCAGGTCTCGGCGGACGGGCGGGTCTGGCGTACGGCGGCGACGGTCGCGGAGGGCCGGGGCGGCCGGGAGTCGGTCCGGATGGACGCGGCGGACACCCGCTTCCTGCGGGTGCAGGGCGAGACGCGGGCGACCCCGTACGGCTACTCGCTCTGGTCGGTGGAGACGTACGCCGTGGCCCCCGCGCCGAAGGCCGCGGACGGGCCGCCGAAGACGGAGGGCGCGGCGCAGGGCCCGACGGACGGCGTGACGGGCGGCACGCCGCCGGGCACGGCCGAGGGCGCGACGGAGGAGCGGCCCGCCCCCTGAGGGGCGCACCGCTCCCGTGCCCTACCCGGCCCCCCGGGTACGTACGCGAAAGGCCCGGCTCAACCCGTCGTCAGCGCCCTCACGGGGGCGTCGGCGACGGAGTCGATCCGGGCCATCACGTCTTCGGCTCCGTACGGCTGGAGGTACGGCAGCCAGCGGGGGTCCCGGTGTCCGGTCCCGATGATCCGCCAGGCCAGGCCGGTCGGCGGGGCCGGTTGGTGGCGCAGCCGCCAGCCGATCTCGCGCAGGTGCCGGTCGGCCTTGACGTGGTTGCAGCGGCGGCAGGCCGCCACCACGTTCTCCCAGGCGTGGGTGCCCCCGCGGCTGCGGGGGATGACGTGGTCGACGCTGGTCGCGACCGCCCCGCAGTACATGCAGCGCCCGCCGTCACGGGCGAAGAGGGCTCTGCGGGTCAAGGGAACGGGCCCCCGGTAGGGGACCCGCACGAAGCGCTTCAGTCGCACCACGCTGGGCGCGGGGACGACTTGGGTCTCGCTGTGCAGGAAGGCGCCGGATTCCTCGAGGCAGAGAGCCTTGTTCTCCAGGACGAGGACGAGTGCGCGGCGGAGCGGTACGACGCCGAGCGGCTCGTACGACGCGTTGAGGACCAGGACATGCGGCACGGATGCCTCCTATGACGCCGGCGGCGCGTGGCTCGCGCCGGGACGAACTGCTCTCAGTCTCTCCTCATGCCTGGCCGGAACGCCACCACGTACCGGGATCGGGGTGACCGGCCCGGCGTGTTCTCGACCACATCGGCATGTCTCCCTTCTCTTTGCCCAGGTGAGGTGGGTCTCTCCCTCGAACAGGGCTACGGGAGCAGGTCCGACGCCCCGTTACTGTGGATGCTTCGGTTCCGCGATGCCTGGAGGTTGTCCCGTGTCTTGGTCCGCCCTAGCGGCCGCAACCGATCCCGAGCCCCTGCCTGCGACCCTCGACGAGGCGGCGGAGAAGGCCACGAACGCGGCGAGCTGGGTCGAGGAGAACTGGTCCACCTGGCTGAACACCGGTCTGCGCATCCTGCTGATCCTGGTGGTCGCGCTGCTCCTCCGGATGGCCGTGCGGCGCGCCCTGACGAAGCTGATCGAGCGGATGAACCGCTCGGCGCAGGCGGTGGAGGGGACGGCCCTGGGCGGTCTCCTGGTCAACACCGAGCGCAGGCGGCAGCGCTCCGAGGCGATCGGTTCGGTGCTGCGTTCGGTGGCGTCGTTCCTGATCCTCGGCACCGCCGGGCTGATGATCCTGGGCGCCTTCAAGATCGACCTGGCCCCGCTGCTCGCCTCGGCCGGTGTGGCCGGTGTGGCGATCGGTTTCGGCGCCCGGAACCTGGTGACGGACTTCCTCTCGGGTGTCTTCATGATCCTTGAGGACCAGTACGGCGTCGGTGACTCGGTCGACGCGGGCGTCGCGTCCGGCGAGGTCGTGGAGGTCGGCCTGCGGGTGACGAAGCTGCGGGGCGTGGACGGCGAGATCTGGTACGTGCGCAACGGCGAGATCAAGCGGATAGGGAACCTGAGCCAGGGCTGGGCGACGGCGGGCGTGGACGTGACCGTCCGGCCGACGGAGGACCTGGACCAGGTGCGGTCCGTGATCGTCGAGGCGGCGGAGGCCATGGCCAAGGAGGAGCCGTGGAACGAGCGCCTCTGGGGACCGGTGGAGGTGCTCGGTCTGAGCGAGGTGCTGCTCGACTCGATGACCGTCCGGGTGTCGGCGAAGACGATGCCGGGGAAGGCGCTGGGCGTGGAGCGCGAGCTGCGCTGGCGCATCAAGCGGGGCCTCGACGAGGCCGGCATCCGGATCGTGGGCGGGCTCCCGGCGCAGCCGGAGGAGGCGGCGGCCGATCCGACGGCCGGCATGTCGGCCCCGTCGGCCTTCGCCTCGGCGACCTCGCCGCAGTCGGCGGCGGCGACCCCGCTGCCGAAGCCGGACCTCAACAAGTAGACGACCCGCCGCGGAAACCGGACCTCCGCAAGGAGACGACCCCGCCGCCGAGGCCGGCCCTCCCCGAGGAGGAGGCCTCACGGAACACGACGCCCCCGCAGGTAACGCTTTGGTTGCCTTCGGGGGCGTCTCGCGTGCCCGGGTATTGACGCCCCCGTGACAGCCGCCGTATTTTCCTCCCACTGAATAGGAAACTTTCCTAACAGTGGAGTGGGGAAGGCGGGCCGCCGAGAGGCAGCAGAATGGCCCGGTCACAGTGCGACATCCGAAGGGCAGGTGCGACCTCATGGCCGGTACGACCCCGGGAACCCCCGGCACGCCGCGCGTGCTGCGCGCCATGAACGACCGTGCCGCCCTGGACCTGCTCCTGGAGCACGGCCCCCTCTCCCGGACCCGGATCGGCAAGCTCACCGGCCTGTCCAAGCCGACCGCCTCCCAGCTGCTCGCCCGCCTCGAAGCCGCCGGGCTCGTCGTCGCCACCGGCACCACCGCGGGCCGCCCCGGACCGAACGCCCAGCTCTACGCGATGAACGCGCGGGCCGCGTACGCCGCCGGACTCGACGTCACCCCGAACCGCATCCACGCCGCCGTCGCCGACATCACCGGCGAGATCGTCGGCGAGTACGAGCTCCGCACCCCCGGCCGCGCCGCCTCCGGCGTCGTCCGCCAGGTCACCGACGCCCTCGACGGGGCCGCCGAGGCCGCCGGAATCACCCGCGGGGACGTCCGGCGCCTGGTCATCGGCACCCCCGGCGCGTTCGACCCGGCCACCGGCCGCCTCCGGTACGCCTCCCACCTGCCCGGCTGGCACTCCCCGACCCTGCTGGACGAGCTGGCCGCCGTACTGCCGATGCCGTTCGAGTACGAGAACGACGTCAACCTCGCCGCCGTCGCCGAACAGCGCGTCGGCGCCGCACGCGGACACGCGGACTTCGCCCTGCTCTGGAACGAGGAGGGCCTCGGCGGCGCCCTCGTCCTCGGCGGGCGGCTGCACCGCGGCTTCACCGGCGGCGCCGGCGAGGTCGGCTTCCTGCCGGTGCCCGGCACCCCGCTCGTACGGCAGGTCACCAAGGCCAACTCCGGCGGCTTCCAGGAGCTCGCCGGCGTCCAGGCCGTGCCCCGGATCGCCGCCGCCATCGGCATCGACACCCCCGAGCAGCCGTACGTGCGGATCGCGAGCGGACTGCTCGCCCACGCCGCCGAGGCACACGGCGAGGACCCCCGGTACGCGGAGCTGCTCGACCGGTACGCCGAGCGGCTCGCCACCGGGCTCGCCTCGATCGTCGCGGTCCTCGACCCGGAGCTGATCGTGCTCTCCGGTGCCGTCCTGGTCGCCGGCGGCGAACCCCTCCGCGCCCGTGTGCAGGCCGAACTCGCCGACCTCTCGGCCTCCCGGCCCCGGCTCGTCCTCACCGCCGTACCCCGGCGGCCCGTCCTGCGCGGCGCCCTCGAAAGCGCCCTCGCCACCACCCGCGACGAGGTCTTCGACACCTCGCGCTGACCCACCGACCACCCAGGCCCGATCACCCGCCCTTCCCCGCCAGCCCTCGCCCCAGGGAGACACCGTCATGCCCGCACGCCCGCGCAGAGCAGCCGCAGCGCTCGCCACCACCGCCTCGATAGCCCTCTTCGCCTCGGCCTGTACGGGCTCCGCGAACAACGCGGCGGCCGACGACCCCAACGCCCAGACCACCATCACCTTCTGGCACGGCTGGCAGGACCCCGCCGAGGTGAAGGCGATCACGGACAACGTCGCCCGCTTCGAGAAGGCGCACCCGAACATCAAGGTGAAGGTCGTCGGCGGCATCAACGACGACAAGCTGGGCCAGGCGCTGCGCGCGGGCGGGTCGAACGGGCCCGACGTCGTCTCCTCCTTCACCACCTCCAACGTCGGCAAGTTCTGCTCGTCGGGCGCGCTCGCGGACCTCAAGCCCTTCATCGAGAAGGACAAGCTGGACCTCGACAAGATCTTCCCGAAGGTCCTCCAGGAGTACACGCAGTTCGAGGGCAAGCGCTGCTCGCTGCCGCTGCTCTCCGACGCGTACGGCCTCTACTACAACAAGGACGCCTTCAAGGCGGCCGGTCTCGACCCCGAGGCCCCGCCGAAGACCTGGTCCGAGTTCGCCAAGGTCGCCAAGACGCTCACCAAGCCCAAGGGGGACTCCTACGAGCGGCTCGGCTTCATGCCGAACTACCTCGGCTACGAGACCGTCGTCGAGCACTACATGTCGCAGTGGAAGCACAACGGGTACTTCGACGCGGACGGCCGGTCGACCGTCGCCAAGGACCCGGCGTTCGCCGAGATGATGACGTACCAGAAGTCCCTGGTGGACTCCCTCGGCGGGTTCCAGAAGCTCGACAAGTACCGCACCACCTTCGGTGACGAGTGGGGCGCCAAGCACCCCTTCCACACCGGCCAGGTCGCCATGCAGCTGGACGGCGAATGGCGGCTGAACTTCATCAAGAAGGCCGACGTGGGCTTCGACGTCGGCGTCGCGCCGCTGCCCGTCGCCGACGACGAGATCGCCGAGTACGGCAAGGGCTACCTCTCCGGCACGATCATGGGCATCGCCCCGCAGAGCAAGAAGCAGAACGCGGCCTGGGAGCTGCTCAAGTTCATGACCACGGACACCGACGCCGTGGTCGGCTTCGCCAACGACATCGGCAACGTGCCCTCCACCCTGGAGGCGCTGAAGTCCCCGGCCCTGAAGTTCGACCCGCGCTTCAAGACCTTCCTGGAGATCGCCCAGCACCCCGAGTCCACCACCATGGACGGCGCTGTGAACGGCGCCAGCTACCAGGAGACCCTCTCCGCGCTGGCCCACAAGTACGAGAAGGGCCAGGTCCCGGACCTGAAGAAGGGCCTCGCGGACACCGCGGCGCAGATCGACCGCGACATCGCCGCGACGAAGTGACGGCCGGGACCCACCCATGAGCACGGACACCCTGCCCGCGAAGGCGGCGGCCGCCCCGGCCGCCGCCTCCCCCGGGGGACGGAACACGCTCCGGTCCAAGCGCCGGCGCAACGCGCTCCGGACCCTGGCGTTCATGTCGCCCTGGCTGATCGGATTCGGCTTCTTCTTCGCCTATCCGCTCGTCTCCACGCTGTACTTCTCGTTCATGCGGTACGACGGCCTCAACCCGCCGACCTGGCGGGGCGTGGAGAATTGGACGTACGTCTTCTCCGACCTGCCGAAGTTCTGGCCCGCGATGCAGAACACCCTCTGGCTGGCCGTCGTGATGGTCTCCTGCCGCGTGGTCTTCGGGCTCGGCATCGGCATGCTGATCACCAAGATCAAGACGGGCGCGGGAATCTTCCGCACCCTCTTCTACCTGCCCTACCTGGCCCCGCCCGTGGCGGCCACGCTCGCCTTCGTCTTCCTGCTCAACCCCGGCACCGGCCCGGTCAACTCGCTCCTGGAGGCGGTCGGGATCCCCGCCCCCTCCTGGTTCAACGACGCGGACTGGGCCAAGCCCGCCCTCACCGTCCTCGCCGTGTGGGGCGTCGGCGACCTCATGGTCATCTTCATGGCCGCACTGCTCGACGTACCGAAGGAGCAGTACGAGGCCGCCGAGCTCGACGGCGTGTCCGCGTGGCAGCGGTTCCGCTACGTCACGCTGCCGAACATCTCGCCGATCGTGCTGTTCGCGGTCGTCACCGGGATCATCGGCGCGATGCAGTACTACACGCAGCCGATCGTGGCGGCGAAGGTCGCCTCCGGCGTGATGGGCGGCTCCGGCGCGACCTTCCAGCCGGGCTACCCGGACGACTCCACGCTGACCCTCCCCCAGCTCGTCTACAGCCTCGGCTTCAGCCAGTTCAACTACGGCGCCGCCTGCGTCGTGGCCCTGGTGCTCTTCGCCTTCTCCATGGCCTTCACCGCGCTCCTGATGCGCCGGCGCGGCGGCCTGATCGGCTCGGGTGACTGACACATGACGACCACAACCGCTCCCGCCCCCGCCGCGGAGAACCGCACGCCGAGCCCCGCCCGCAAGCAGGCCGGCCGCAAGGCGCTGCTGCACTGGATCGCCGTGCACTCGCTCGGCGTCGCCGCGGCCCTGTTCTTCGTGCTCCCGTTCGTCTTCGTCTTCCTGACCTCCCTGATGAGCGACCAGCAGGCGCTCACCCGGGACCTGACGCCGAACTCCTGGCACTGGGACAACTACGTCAAGGTCTTCCAGGTCGAGGGCTTCCTCACCTGGTGGCGGAACTCCCTGCTGTACGCGGGCCTCGGCACCGTCCTCGTGGTGGTGTCCTCGATCCCGGTGGCGTACGCGCTCGCCAAGTTCCGCTTCCGCGGCCGGCACCTGTCGCTGCTGCTCGTCATCTCGATGATGATGCTGCCGCCCCAGGTGATCATCATCCCGATGTACCTGTTCTGGGCCAAACAGCTGGACCTCTCCGGCACCCTGTGGCCGCTCATCATCCCGATGGCCTTCGGAGACGCCTTCGCCATCTTCCTGCTGCGCCAGTTCCTGCTGACCATCCCGAACGAGTACGTCGAGGCCGCGAGGATCGACGGCTGCGGCGAGTTCCGCACCCTGATCCGGATCGTGCTGCCGATGGCGAAGCCCGGTGTCGCCGCCGTCGCGCTCTTCCAGTTCTTCTACAGCTGGAACGACTACTTCGGGCCGCAGATCTACGCCTCGGAGAACCCGGGCGCCTGGACGCTCAGCTACGGCCTCGAGTCCTTCAAGGGCGCGCACCACACCGACTGGAATCTGACCATGGCCGCGACCGTCCTGGTCATGGCCCCTGTGATCCTCGTCTTCTTCTTCGCCCAGAAGGCGTTCGTCGAGGGAGTCACACTGACCGGAGTGAAGGGCTGACTCACACCATGAAGCTCACTGTCGTGGGGGGCGGTTCCACTTACACCCCCGAACTGATCGACGGATTCGCGCGGCTGCGCGACACCCTGCCCATCACCGAACTCGTCCTCGTCGACCCGGCCGCCGAGCGGCTCGAACTGGTCGGCGGGCTCGCCCGGCGCATCTTCGCGAAGCAGGACCACGCGGGGAAGGTCGTCACCACCTCCGACCTCGACGCCGGGGTCGAGGGCGCCGACGCCGTCCTGCTCCAGCTGCGGGTCGGCGGACAGGCCGCCCGCGAACAGGACGAGACCTGGCCGCTGGAGTGCGGCTGCGTCGGCCAGGAGACCACCGGCGCCGGCGGCCTCGCCAAGGCGCTCCGCACCGTCCCGGTCGTCCTGGACATCGCCGAACGGGTCCGCCGCGCCAACCCGGACGCCTGGATCATCGACTTCACCAACCCCGTCGGCATCGTCACCCGCGCGCTGCTCCAGGCCGGACACAAGGCCGTCGGCCTGTGCAACGTGGCCATCGGCTTCCAGCGGAAGTTCGCCGCGCTCCTGGACGTCGCCCCGTCCGAGGTCCACCTCGACCACGTCGGACTCAACCACCTGACGTGGGAGCGCGCCGTGCGCCTCGGCGGCCCCGAGGGCGAGAACGTGCTGCCCCGGCTGCTCGCCGAGCACGGCGACGCGGTCGCCGACGACCTGCGGCTGCCGCGCCCGGTCCTGGACCGGCTCGGCGTCGTCCCCTCGTACTACCTGCGCTACTTCTACGCGCACGACGAGGTGGTCAGGGAGCTCGGCAGCAAGCCCTCGCGGGCCGCCGAGGTCGCCGCGATGGAGAAGGAACTCCTGGAGATGTACGGGGACCCGGCGCTCGACGAGAAGCCGGCCCTGCTCGCCAAGCGCGGCGGCGCCTACTACTCGGAGGCGGCCGTGGACCTGGCGGCCGCGCTGCTGGGCGGCGGCGGTTCGCCGTACCAGGTGGTCAACACGTACAACAACGGCACGCTGCCGTTCCTGCCGGACGACGCCGTCATCGAGACGCAGGCCGCGGTCGGCGCCCACGGTGCCGCGCCGCTGCCGGTCGCCCCGGTCGACCCGCTGTACGCCGGTCTGATCGCGAACGTCACCGCCTACGAGGACCTGGCGCTCGAAGCGGCGCTGCGCGGCGGCCGGGACCGCGTCTTCAAGGCGCTGCTCGCGCACCCGCTCGTCGGGCAGTACGCGTACGCCGACGGGCTCACCGACCGGCTGATCGCCCACAACCGGGAGCACCTCGCGTGGGCGTGAACCTGAACGGCGTGCTCCTCGCGGTCGACGCGGGGAACAGCAAGACCGACGTCGCGGTCCTCGCCCCGGACGGCAGCGTCCTCGGCGCGGCGCGCGGCGGCGGGTTCCAGCCGCCGGTGGTGGGGGTGCCGACCGCCGTCGACACCCTGGCGGAGATCGTCGGGCGGGCCTGGGCGGAGGCCGGC is from Streptomyces venezuelae ATCC 10712 and encodes:
- a CDS encoding beta-N-acetylglucosaminidase domain-containing protein, encoding MHPGRRKRTATAVAAAVIGGLLGGAVPGSAQALPETAPGAGPKAAPFTPGAFTPGAFAPGAGKAAPSAPGVPAGPSAGASRQDVPGVPAVWPRPQSLTGAGPAVPLGDEVTLLADADADPYALAALRELLRGAGVRTVHTGLPGRGPLFRVAGPSGGAAEAALDALRVPARLDLPRGGYRLATGRLQGRDTVVLDGVGEDGLFHAVQTLRQLVGDGRKVPGVVVRDWPGTAERGITEGFYGTPWTPAQRLAQIDFLGRTKQNRYLYAPGDDPYRAAQWREPYPAAQRTAFRELAERARAQHVTLGWAVAPAQSMCLSSAGDMAALTRKLDAMWELGVRSFQLQFQDASYDEWHCDRDADTFGRGPEAAAAAHARVANAVARHLAERHPDAEPLTVMPTEYYQDGATAYRTRLGETLDAGVRVAWTGVGVVPRVITGGELAEARTALRHPLVTMDNYPVNDYAQDRLFLGPATGREPAVAAGSAAYLAHAMEQPAASRVPLFTAADYAWNPRGYRPRESWQAAVDDLAGPAPAAREALRALAGNGASSVLDPAGESAYLKPLLAAFWASRTTAGTPAAGGAERERAARELRAAFTVMREAPERLAGTADGTFGEETGPWLEQLSRYGLAGETAVDMLVAQAAGDGAAAWRAQLRLEALREDIGASRVTVGAGVLDPFLTRAVERAKAWTGADRTPAARADRATGSYTVRLDRARPVEALTVMTEPAAAGSGAAGDARVEAYVPGEGWRALGPLSASGWTQAELKGLRAEALRVVWSGAGPAPEVRSLVPWFADGPSAVLDLARAEIDAEIGGPAQRVDVELAGRRAGEVRGPLTARAPKGLTVRVPEQVVVERGARSTVPLEVSVAPDAPAGTYRVPVSFAGEERVLTVRAFPRTTGPDLARGAKASSSGDETPDFPASFAVDGDPATRWSSPAEDGAWWQLELPEPARIGQVVLHWQDAHASRYRVQVSADGRVWRTAATVAEGRGGRESVRMDAADTRFLRVQGETRATPYGYSLWSVETYAVAPAPKAADGPPKTEGAAQGPTDGVTGGTPPGTAEGATEERPAP
- a CDS encoding HNH endonuclease; this translates as MPHVLVLNASYEPLGVVPLRRALVLVLENKALCLEESGAFLHSETQVVPAPSVVRLKRFVRVPYRGPVPLTRRALFARDGGRCMYCGAVATSVDHVIPRSRGGTHAWENVVAACRRCNHVKADRHLREIGWRLRHQPAPPTGLAWRIIGTGHRDPRWLPYLQPYGAEDVMARIDSVADAPVRALTTG
- a CDS encoding mechanosensitive ion channel family protein; this encodes MPGGCPVSWSALAAATDPEPLPATLDEAAEKATNAASWVEENWSTWLNTGLRILLILVVALLLRMAVRRALTKLIERMNRSAQAVEGTALGGLLVNTERRRQRSEAIGSVLRSVASFLILGTAGLMILGAFKIDLAPLLASAGVAGVAIGFGARNLVTDFLSGVFMILEDQYGVGDSVDAGVASGEVVEVGLRVTKLRGVDGEIWYVRNGEIKRIGNLSQGWATAGVDVTVRPTEDLDQVRSVIVEAAEAMAKEEPWNERLWGPVEVLGLSEVLLDSMTVRVSAKTMPGKALGVERELRWRIKRGLDEAGIRIVGGLPAQPEEAAADPTAGMSAPSAFASATSPQSAAATPLPKPDLNK
- a CDS encoding ROK family transcriptional regulator produces the protein MAGTTPGTPGTPRVLRAMNDRAALDLLLEHGPLSRTRIGKLTGLSKPTASQLLARLEAAGLVVATGTTAGRPGPNAQLYAMNARAAYAAGLDVTPNRIHAAVADITGEIVGEYELRTPGRAASGVVRQVTDALDGAAEAAGITRGDVRRLVIGTPGAFDPATGRLRYASHLPGWHSPTLLDELAAVLPMPFEYENDVNLAAVAEQRVGAARGHADFALLWNEEGLGGALVLGGRLHRGFTGGAGEVGFLPVPGTPLVRQVTKANSGGFQELAGVQAVPRIAAAIGIDTPEQPYVRIASGLLAHAAEAHGEDPRYAELLDRYAERLATGLASIVAVLDPELIVLSGAVLVAGGEPLRARVQAELADLSASRPRLVLTAVPRRPVLRGALESALATTRDEVFDTSR
- a CDS encoding ABC transporter substrate-binding protein, producing MPARPRRAAAALATTASIALFASACTGSANNAAADDPNAQTTITFWHGWQDPAEVKAITDNVARFEKAHPNIKVKVVGGINDDKLGQALRAGGSNGPDVVSSFTTSNVGKFCSSGALADLKPFIEKDKLDLDKIFPKVLQEYTQFEGKRCSLPLLSDAYGLYYNKDAFKAAGLDPEAPPKTWSEFAKVAKTLTKPKGDSYERLGFMPNYLGYETVVEHYMSQWKHNGYFDADGRSTVAKDPAFAEMMTYQKSLVDSLGGFQKLDKYRTTFGDEWGAKHPFHTGQVAMQLDGEWRLNFIKKADVGFDVGVAPLPVADDEIAEYGKGYLSGTIMGIAPQSKKQNAAWELLKFMTTDTDAVVGFANDIGNVPSTLEALKSPALKFDPRFKTFLEIAQHPESTTMDGAVNGASYQETLSALAHKYEKGQVPDLKKGLADTAAQIDRDIAATK
- a CDS encoding carbohydrate ABC transporter permease, whose product is MSTDTLPAKAAAAPAAASPGGRNTLRSKRRRNALRTLAFMSPWLIGFGFFFAYPLVSTLYFSFMRYDGLNPPTWRGVENWTYVFSDLPKFWPAMQNTLWLAVVMVSCRVVFGLGIGMLITKIKTGAGIFRTLFYLPYLAPPVAATLAFVFLLNPGTGPVNSLLEAVGIPAPSWFNDADWAKPALTVLAVWGVGDLMVIFMAALLDVPKEQYEAAELDGVSAWQRFRYVTLPNISPIVLFAVVTGIIGAMQYYTQPIVAAKVASGVMGGSGATFQPGYPDDSTLTLPQLVYSLGFSQFNYGAACVVALVLFAFSMAFTALLMRRRGGLIGSGD
- a CDS encoding carbohydrate ABC transporter permease, with amino-acid sequence MTTTTAPAPAAENRTPSPARKQAGRKALLHWIAVHSLGVAAALFFVLPFVFVFLTSLMSDQQALTRDLTPNSWHWDNYVKVFQVEGFLTWWRNSLLYAGLGTVLVVVSSIPVAYALAKFRFRGRHLSLLLVISMMMLPPQVIIIPMYLFWAKQLDLSGTLWPLIIPMAFGDAFAIFLLRQFLLTIPNEYVEAARIDGCGEFRTLIRIVLPMAKPGVAAVALFQFFYSWNDYFGPQIYASENPGAWTLSYGLESFKGAHHTDWNLTMAATVLVMAPVILVFFFAQKAFVEGVTLTGVKG
- a CDS encoding 6-phospho-beta-glucosidase is translated as MKLTVVGGGSTYTPELIDGFARLRDTLPITELVLVDPAAERLELVGGLARRIFAKQDHAGKVVTTSDLDAGVEGADAVLLQLRVGGQAAREQDETWPLECGCVGQETTGAGGLAKALRTVPVVLDIAERVRRANPDAWIIDFTNPVGIVTRALLQAGHKAVGLCNVAIGFQRKFAALLDVAPSEVHLDHVGLNHLTWERAVRLGGPEGENVLPRLLAEHGDAVADDLRLPRPVLDRLGVVPSYYLRYFYAHDEVVRELGSKPSRAAEVAAMEKELLEMYGDPALDEKPALLAKRGGAYYSEAAVDLAAALLGGGGSPYQVVNTYNNGTLPFLPDDAVIETQAAVGAHGAAPLPVAPVDPLYAGLIANVTAYEDLALEAALRGGRDRVFKALLAHPLVGQYAYADGLTDRLIAHNREHLAWA